TGCACGGCAGCGGATGCCTGGGATGGCCGGATGGCCCACAACCCGACCATTCGCAAGCAGGGCGACACCTATCTGCTGTACTACATCGCCTCGACCTATTCACGTCCGGACGGCGCAGCGGATACGGAGGAGATGTGCGAGGAAAGCTATGCCAATATCCGTATCGGGCTGGCGACTGCCCGCTCTGTCAATGGTCCGTGGGAGGTCCGCTCTGAACCTGTCCTGGATGTGCGGCCCGGTAAATGGGACCACGCCATCGTGACAAACCCCGCTCCGGTCATTCGCCCGGACGGTGGGGTGCTGCTGTACTACCGTGCCAATACACCCGAGGGACTCGCAATCGGTGTGGCCGGAGCTGACAGCTATAAGGGTCCCTATCGTCGTCTGTCAGATGAGCCGGTGTTGCACTTCGAGAACGGAGACTTTGTCGAGGACCCCTTTGTGTGGTGGTCGGGGGATCGCTACGAGATGCTCGCCAAGGACATGCTCGGTGGCTTGACCGGTGAGCTGCATGCCGGGGTACATATGATCTCCCCCGATGGGCTGGAGTGGCAGCTCGCGGATTCCCCCAAGGCTTACTCCCGCGATATCGCCTACGCCGACGGGAGCCGGATGCGACTGGGCAGCCTGGAGCGCCCGCAGCTCCTGTTCGATGAGAACAACCAGCCCGTTTGTCTCTTTGCGGCGGCGGCAGACGGCCCCGGTGGCTTCTATGAGGCGAAGCACACCTGGAACATCGCGATTCCGATTTCGGATTAAGCGCCTCCGACCAGGTGAGGAGAGGCGCCGCGATCAAAGGCTGGTTGTCGTCAGGGGCGGGGATTGATCCCGTGCATGATAAAGGTAAAGACGCGCTCGGCCATGGCCTCGATCTCGGCAGGCTTCTCGGGGATTTTGCCGGGGAAGCGCTCCAGGAGCGGACGGCAGAGGGCGAACTGGATGACCAGCAGTACGATGCGGTTAGCGGTTTCCTCGATCTGCGCAGTGGGGGCTTTTTTTTCGAGCAGACGACCTACGATGCCGGAGAGTTTTAGGCGGATAGGCAGAAAGACCTCCCGCACGAGTTCGTCAAAAACATTGGTGGGCAGGGCGAGCTCGCGCATCATCATGGCGGGCAGATAGGGGTAGTCCCGGCGGCGCTGCATCAGCGAAACGATGAAGCTGCGGGTGAACAATCGCAGGGCTTCGTCGGGTGGGCCGGATACGTCCATGTCGGCGATTGAGCCGCGCTCCGTCAGGTCACGGTAGGTGCTGAAAAGGGTCTCACGGTAGAGGGCCTCCTTACCGCCGAAGTAGTAGCGTACCGCCCCAAGGTTGGCGTTCGCGCTCTGGCAGATCGCGCGCAGGCTCGCTGCCTGATAGCCCTCCTGGGCGAAAATCATCCCTGCGGCGCGCATCAGGCGGGCCCGCGTTTCCATCCCGTCCTCACGCCGGGGAAGCGTGCGGGGAGTGGGGGATTTTCGTGGACTTTTTTTCATACGATTGTTTGACTTATGCCTTTGCCGCCTTCTTATATAATACGAACGTTTAACTTAATCGCGTGATATTTCCAATGCAAAAAACACGCTTTCTGCTCCCGCTCGCCAGTGCCTTTTCGGCTCTGCTGATTGGCGGCTGCATGGTCGGCCCCGACTATGATGGGGTCGAGCCAGCGCCCGGCACGTCGATGGACTGGCGCGGACAGACTCAGGAGGAGTATCTTTCCACGGAGGCGGTGAGGCCGGAGACGCGCTGGTGGGAGCGCTTCGAGGACCCGGAGCTGGACCGCCTTGTGCAGGTCGCGATGGCGGGAAACTTCGAGCTGGCGCAGGCGGCGGCGAATGTGCAGGCCGCTTATGCGCGGCGAGGCGTCGTCAATGCCGAGCGACTGCCCAGCCTCGATGCCGAGGCATCCTATACGGCCGCCGGTGCCGGGAAGAAGTCCGCGACTTTTAACGGCCCGCCCCCCGGCATGCATGGCGAGCTTTTCGGGGCCGGTGCTATCGCCGCCTGGGAGGTGGACCTGTGGGGGCGCGTCGCCCGCTTGGTTGAATCGGCCGATGCCGACATCGAGGCGGCCCGCAATGCTTACCATGCGGCGGCTGTTGCGCTGGCCGCCGAGACGGCGCTGGCCTACATCGATGTGCGGACACTGGATGAGCGACTGGCCGCACTGGAGCAAAATATCGAGCTGCAGCTGAAAACTCTGGAGCTGACCGAGGAGCGCTATGACAGCGGAGAGGGGCGGCTGCTTGATGTATCTCAGGCGCGACGGCTCCTGGAGCGCACCCGTGCTGAGCGGCCCCGCCTGGAGCAGGCTCGCTCGCAGGCGGAAAACCGCCTTGCCGCGCTTTTGGGAGAACTCCCGCAGGACGGCCTGATCGGGACCGGTGCGGACGAACTGACACTGCCGGAAATCAACGGCCTGGGCCTGCCCGCACAACTTCTGGTGAGGCGCCCCGACGTGCTCGAAGCCGAGCAGGGCTATGCGGCCGCTATCGCGCGTATCGGCTCAGCCGAGGCGGAGCGTTTCCCCCGCCTGACGATCGCCGGTTCCTTTACCCTGCAGGCGGATGATGCTGCTAACTATTTCAGTCCCGAGTCGTTTATCTACTCGATTGGGCCGACCCTGCAGCTCCCGATCTTTGAGGGGGGGCGCATCACCAGTAATATCGCGGTGCGCAAATCCGAGGCTGATGCCGCCCGCTGGAAGCTCGAGCAGACGCTCGTCACGGCGGTGCGGGAGGTCGAGGATGCTGCCACCGGCGTGGTCAAGGCCGAGGCCCGCTATGGACATATGCGCGACGCCTACGATGCCGCAGCGCTGACTGTCGAGCAGACGCAGGAGCGTTACGATGCCGGGATGACAGATCTATTCGAGCTGACGGATTCGCAGCGGCAGCTGGTTGAGATCGAGGACTCCGTGCTCGTCGCCCGGCAGCAGACCTTTGTGCAGACCGTTTACCTCTACCGCGCGCTCGGCGGGGGCTGGGCCGCGCTCGATCAGATGCGCCCGCTGGAGACCGTACCCGCCAACGCCCACCTGAGCCTTACCGAAAAAACTTCTGACGACACCGACCATGAAGATTAAACCCATTCTCGCCGTTCTCGTGCTCGCCGGTATTGGTGTGGGGCTCTGGATCTGGAAGCCCTTTGCCACGAGCGACGCTGAAAACGAGCACCGGATATACGGTAACGTGGACATCCGCATCTCGCGTCTGGCCTTTAACGAGTCCGAGCTCATCACCGAAATGCTGGTCGATGAGGGTGACCCGGTACAGGCCGGTCAACCCCTGGCCAAGCTGCGGGCCGAGCGGCTGGAAGCCCAGCTCTCCGAGGCCCGTGCGCAGGTGGCCACTCAACAGGCTGTGGTTAATCGTCTTGAGAATGGCTCCCGTCCGCAGGAGATAGAACGTGCTCGCGCAGACATGGCAGCGGCACAGGTACGACTGGATAAGGCCAAAAACGACTTTAGCCGGGTCGAGAAAACCGCGAAGACCGGGGCCAGCAGCCAGCGGGAGTTTGACCGCATTAAGGCGCTGCTCGATGAAGCGGAGGCGGACCTGATTGCTCGTGAGCAGACGCTCGACCTCGCGGTGGAGGGGCCGCGACAGGAGGTGATCGATGAAGCCCGCGCCCGTCTGGGTGCGCTGGAGGATGCGGTCGCGCTTTTGGAGATTCGCGTGCGCGACACAGTTCTGTATGCGCCGGAGGACGGTGTCATTGAAACTCGATACGGCGAGCCCGGCCAGATGGCCACGCCTGCCACGCCGGTACTTTCGCTCGCTCTGAATGCCCGCAAGTGGGTCCGTGCCTACCTGCCGGAGCCCTTGTTGGGACAAGTGCAGCCGGGCCAGAAGGTGAAGGTTTTTTCCGATTCCTGGCCGAGGCAGTCTTTCGCCGGCACGGTCGGCTTTATCTCGCCGGTGGCGGAGTTTACGCCGAAGACGGTAGAGACCGAGGAGCTGCGGACAAAGCTCGTCTATGAGGTACGCGTCTGGGTCGAGGATGACGAAAACCGCCTGCGGCTTGGCATGCCGGTGACGGTTGATCTCGCCTCGGCGGGGGAGGGCACCCGTCGCTAAGCGCCGGGAATGGCTTTTGTTTTATTATGAGTGAACCGGGCAAAGCCGTCCTGGAGTACCGGGGGGTGACGAAGCGCTTCGCCAAGGACGGGCCGCCTGCGGTTGACGCGATCTCCCTGGACGTGCTGGCCGGGCGGGTGACGGGACTGGCCGGTCCCGACGGCGCGGGTAAGACCACGCTTATCCGGCTGGCGGCGGGGCTGTTGGTGCCCGAGAGTGGCACCGTGTCGGTGCTGGGGCTGGATGCCGAGCGTGATCCGCTGGAGATACGCGGGAAGATCGGCTACATGCCGCAGCAGTTCGGGCTTTATCAGGACCTCACCGTGCGCGAAAATCTGGAGCTGTACGCAGACCTGCAGGGGGTAGACGGCGGGCTGCGGGAGGAACGCTTTGAGAAGCTGCTCGCGATGAGCGGACTGCGCCCCTATACCGGACGGCTGGCGGGCAAACTCTCCGGCGGCATGAAGCAAAAACTCGGGCTGTCCTGCTCGCTGATCAAAAGCCCCGGCCTGCTCCTGCTCGATGAGCCGACGGTGGGCGTCGATCCGGTATCCCGGCGCGAGCTGTGGGACATCGTTTACCAACTGGTTAACGAGGACGGAATCGGTGTGCTGCTGGCCACCGCTTATCTGGATGAGGTGGACCGCTGCCAGCAGGTTTTTATGCTGGAGCG
This genomic interval from Ruficoccus sp. ZRK36 contains the following:
- a CDS encoding glycoside hydrolase family protein; protein product: MNSSPRSDELTFYKRLQPVPVEGGFRMPGYWVWCGSAIQGEDGRYHLFASRWSQEFPMFSGYILHSEIVHAVADTPSGPYTFVEKILPCTAADAWDGRMAHNPTIRKQGDTYLLYYIASTYSRPDGAADTEEMCEESYANIRIGLATARSVNGPWEVRSEPVLDVRPGKWDHAIVTNPAPVIRPDGGVLLYYRANTPEGLAIGVAGADSYKGPYRRLSDEPVLHFENGDFVEDPFVWWSGDRYEMLAKDMLGGLTGELHAGVHMISPDGLEWQLADSPKAYSRDIAYADGSRMRLGSLERPQLLFDENNQPVCLFAAAADGPGGFYEAKHTWNIAIPISD
- a CDS encoding CerR family C-terminal domain-containing protein; this translates as MKKSPRKSPTPRTLPRREDGMETRARLMRAAGMIFAQEGYQAASLRAICQSANANLGAVRYYFGGKEALYRETLFSTYRDLTERGSIADMDVSGPPDEALRLFTRSFIVSLMQRRRDYPYLPAMMMRELALPTNVFDELVREVFLPIRLKLSGIVGRLLEKKAPTAQIEETANRIVLLVIQFALCRPLLERFPGKIPEKPAEIEAMAERVFTFIMHGINPRP
- a CDS encoding efflux transporter outer membrane subunit; its protein translation is MQKTRFLLPLASAFSALLIGGCMVGPDYDGVEPAPGTSMDWRGQTQEEYLSTEAVRPETRWWERFEDPELDRLVQVAMAGNFELAQAAANVQAAYARRGVVNAERLPSLDAEASYTAAGAGKKSATFNGPPPGMHGELFGAGAIAAWEVDLWGRVARLVESADADIEAARNAYHAAAVALAAETALAYIDVRTLDERLAALEQNIELQLKTLELTEERYDSGEGRLLDVSQARRLLERTRAERPRLEQARSQAENRLAALLGELPQDGLIGTGADELTLPEINGLGLPAQLLVRRPDVLEAEQGYAAAIARIGSAEAERFPRLTIAGSFTLQADDAANYFSPESFIYSIGPTLQLPIFEGGRITSNIAVRKSEADAARWKLEQTLVTAVREVEDAATGVVKAEARYGHMRDAYDAAALTVEQTQERYDAGMTDLFELTDSQRQLVEIEDSVLVARQQTFVQTVYLYRALGGGWAALDQMRPLETVPANAHLSLTEKTSDDTDHED
- a CDS encoding efflux RND transporter periplasmic adaptor subunit, with the protein product MKIKPILAVLVLAGIGVGLWIWKPFATSDAENEHRIYGNVDIRISRLAFNESELITEMLVDEGDPVQAGQPLAKLRAERLEAQLSEARAQVATQQAVVNRLENGSRPQEIERARADMAAAQVRLDKAKNDFSRVEKTAKTGASSQREFDRIKALLDEAEADLIAREQTLDLAVEGPRQEVIDEARARLGALEDAVALLEIRVRDTVLYAPEDGVIETRYGEPGQMATPATPVLSLALNARKWVRAYLPEPLLGQVQPGQKVKVFSDSWPRQSFAGTVGFISPVAEFTPKTVETEELRTKLVYEVRVWVEDDENRLRLGMPVTVDLASAGEGTRR